A window from Aerococcus sp. Group 1 encodes these proteins:
- a CDS encoding MarR family winged helix-turn-helix transcriptional regulator, with product MTSSESGCENYNHALNIYQSLVRLYRRNLQDTSQALADLSCQINVPQFDLLSYICEHPETNQQEIAIQLCVTKGNVSQLLHKLEENGYIKKEVQGRSHRLFPTSKGKELYEEIAYDLSNFQRSFFNALDNEELATLDQLLAKVCQDHLNK from the coding sequence ATGACATCAAGTGAGTCGGGCTGTGAGAATTATAACCACGCCCTCAATATTTACCAGTCCCTGGTAAGGCTTTACCGGAGGAACCTGCAAGATACCAGTCAAGCCCTAGCTGATCTCTCTTGTCAGATTAATGTGCCCCAATTTGATTTACTTTCCTATATTTGTGAGCACCCGGAAACCAACCAACAAGAGATCGCTATCCAACTCTGTGTAACTAAGGGTAACGTTAGCCAACTACTCCACAAATTAGAGGAAAATGGCTACATCAAAAAAGAAGTCCAAGGCAGAAGCCACCGGCTCTTTCCCACCAGTAAGGGCAAAGAACTTTACGAAGAAATAGCCTATGACTTGAGTAACTTCCAGCGAAGCTTTTTTAATGCTCTTGACAATGAGGAATTAGCCACCCTCGACCAACTTTTAGCCAAAGTTTGTCAGGACCACCTGAATAAGTAA
- a CDS encoding LLM class flavin-dependent oxidoreductase: MTIENPHIIPQIDTSQGIEFGLYSLGDHMPNPHTGEEVSAQERIQQFIKMAQVAEQAGVDIFHLGESHQKYFVSQAHMIILSAIAQATSNIGIASSATIISTSDPVRVYENAATIDLISDGRMEVVAGRASRLGIFELLGYDVKDYEALYEEKLDLLLQINENEVVNWQGEYRAPLHDAEVIPRAKNGLPIWRAVGGPPDSAIKAALKGVPMYITTLGGSAEYFKQSIDIYRSILSEKGYDVESMPVTTSGFLYVNEDRDTAFKEFYPHLDTGMRRVNGTGFNKRLFAQGKDYRDALTVGDPQLIIDKILYQHELYNNQRYTAQIDFGGIPFKDILHMIDILGETIIPAVKKYTKSDQ; encoded by the coding sequence ATGACAATTGAAAATCCACACATTATTCCCCAAATTGATACTAGTCAAGGGATTGAATTTGGACTCTATAGTTTAGGTGACCACATGCCAAATCCCCATACCGGGGAAGAAGTCTCAGCCCAAGAACGTATCCAACAATTTATTAAGATGGCCCAAGTAGCTGAACAAGCCGGGGTGGATATCTTCCACTTGGGGGAATCCCACCAAAAATACTTTGTCTCCCAAGCCCATATGATTATTCTCTCAGCCATTGCCCAAGCAACCTCTAATATCGGAATAGCTTCTTCAGCCACCATCATTTCTACTTCTGACCCCGTCAGAGTCTATGAAAATGCGGCTACCATTGACTTAATTTCTGATGGTCGGATGGAAGTTGTTGCCGGGCGGGCTTCACGCTTAGGCATTTTCGAACTCTTAGGTTATGATGTCAAAGACTATGAGGCCCTCTATGAAGAAAAACTCGACCTCTTGCTTCAAATTAATGAAAATGAAGTGGTTAATTGGCAAGGCGAATATCGTGCTCCTCTCCATGACGCTGAGGTCATTCCTCGAGCTAAAAATGGCCTGCCAATTTGGCGGGCGGTAGGTGGGCCACCAGACTCCGCTATCAAAGCCGCGCTCAAGGGCGTTCCCATGTATATTACTACCCTAGGCGGTTCAGCGGAATACTTTAAACAATCCATTGACATCTACCGGTCCATTCTTAGCGAAAAAGGCTACGATGTTGAGTCCATGCCAGTCACCACTTCTGGCTTCCTCTATGTCAATGAAGACCGGGATACTGCCTTCAAAGAATTCTACCCCCACTTAGACACAGGGATGAGGCGGGTTAATGGAACTGGATTTAATAAGCGTCTCTTTGCCCAAGGAAAAGACTACCGTGACGCTCTTACGGTTGGCGATCCCCAATTAATCATTGATAAGATCCTTTACCAACACGAACTCTACAACAACCAGCGCTATACCGCTCAGATTGACTTTGGAGGCATCCCCTTTAAAGATATTCTCCACATGATTGACATCCTAGGTGAGACCATCATTC
- a CDS encoding LLM class flavin-dependent oxidoreductase, translating into MTRANPEEKKAKGLEFGLYSLGDNLPNPHTGKQLSASERIEEIIQLGKLAEEAGFDAFQVGESHQDYFVSQSNLIILSAIARETKTIKLGSAVTTLSVLDPVRVYEDAVTIDLLSHGRMEIVAGRASRLGAFELFGYDYKDYEELFEEKIALLKEINDNKTVNWQGQFRPDLDGVKVQPRSERSSGKLPIWRGIGNSNDSARRAGLLGMPIYQAHLSGANQTFAHRIKVFREAAQEAGYDPSEIPVQTGSFLYVRENTQQAYQEFWPYVEAGFPLVNGQAFPKRAFAQGQNVKSATMVGDPQLIIDKLLMQYDLFGHQRFNGEIDFGGQPFDEIRRTLDLFAEKVIPTVKKYTQK; encoded by the coding sequence ATGACCAGAGCAAATCCAGAAGAAAAGAAAGCTAAGGGGCTAGAATTTGGTTTATACAGTTTAGGTGATAACCTCCCTAACCCTCATACCGGCAAACAACTATCTGCCTCAGAGCGGATTGAAGAAATTATCCAACTGGGAAAACTGGCCGAAGAAGCCGGCTTCGATGCCTTTCAAGTCGGAGAATCCCACCAGGACTATTTTGTCTCCCAGTCCAATTTGATCATTCTTTCAGCCATTGCCCGGGAAACTAAGACCATTAAACTGGGCTCAGCGGTGACTACCCTGTCTGTCTTAGATCCTGTCCGGGTCTATGAAGATGCAGTAACCATCGACCTCTTATCTCATGGGCGCATGGAAATTGTCGCTGGTCGGGCTTCCCGACTAGGGGCATTTGAATTATTTGGCTATGACTATAAGGATTATGAAGAACTCTTCGAAGAAAAAATTGCCCTCCTAAAAGAAATCAATGACAATAAAACCGTCAACTGGCAAGGCCAATTTCGCCCTGACCTGGATGGGGTCAAGGTCCAACCTCGTAGTGAACGTTCTTCGGGAAAACTTCCTATTTGGCGGGGCATTGGAAATTCCAATGATTCTGCCCGACGTGCTGGTTTACTAGGAATGCCTATTTACCAAGCCCACCTATCGGGAGCCAACCAAACCTTTGCCCATCGCATTAAGGTCTTCCGCGAGGCTGCCCAAGAAGCTGGCTATGATCCTAGCGAAATTCCTGTACAAACAGGCAGCTTCCTCTATGTTAGGGAAAATACCCAACAAGCCTATCAAGAATTTTGGCCCTATGTGGAAGCAGGTTTTCCTCTAGTTAATGGACAAGCCTTTCCTAAACGCGCCTTTGCTCAAGGGCAAAATGTTAAATCGGCAACTATGGTCGGTGACCCCCAATTAATCATTGATAAGCTGCTGATGCAGTATGACTTATTCGGTCACCAACGTTTTAACGGTGAAATTGATTTTGGCGGCCAGCCTTTTGATGAAATTAGACGGACCCTCGACCTCTTCGCTGAAAAGGTCATTCCCACAGTGAAGAAATATACCCAAAAATAA